DNA sequence from the Xenopus tropicalis strain Nigerian chromosome 4, UCB_Xtro_10.0, whole genome shotgun sequence genome:
CACAATACGGTGATTGGCTTTGTTAGTTGAACAAAGGTTTAAAACATTATTACACTAttagttgttttgtttcattttatatatgcgctcccttcacacttttctggacacGTTTGAGACCCGGTCAAAGGGGTTATTTTCGTAAGAGGAGCAGCAGCATCACAGCCATTACAGCACTTCACTGGAACTTTATTTTGAGCGCTGAGGAtttgggtattgtatatacctttgtgcagccctgaatgtagattttaatcgggtgcctgatcaaaatctttaaccTGGACGatcgaccgatatccacagccttctgcaatattggttgcctcttcgagcagccatacacacacacgaatatcgtacaaaacgaggtttcatactatattatcagtgcatgtatggctggctttagaATAACGATACTaagcagccaatcacagttcaGCTCCGATCTTTTTATTACTAGTGATATGTAAAATGTTATCACTGATACAGCCTGCCTCCCTAAATACTTGTCACCCTAGGATCAGGCTGGGATCTGGACTGTCCAATGTGAAAACAGCAAATAAACAGTTATTGATGAATTCTCCTACCATGGGAGCTGCAGATAAGCAAAGAAAGGCCCTGTTTGGGCATCCCTGGAGTGTGCCATCTGACTCTAGAGATTTGGCATTAGTTTGTATCCTCCTGTGCTACTATAATGTAAGGGCAGTGCTTGTTCTTTTATATAATATCAGCAATTATATTAAGTACATTTCAGGGTGTGGCTCTTTATAGATCCAAATACTAACTCAGTACAAATGCATATGTAGAATACTAAGGCAAACAACATGAGAGCACGTATGGCCAAATTAGAATGTGCTTTGTCATGGTGAGGTATGAAGGCAAGGACGGTATGAAGCTCTGATGACTACTACAGCATCTAGGTGGGGTTCAACTGCTAGAAAACTAATACATGGCAATTACATtcattatggttcaaaaactctaaaaaataaaatagcagtgTGTTTTATGTactgttttcttttaattgtTGCTTGTGGTTACCCATTTCAGTGCTGCAGAttggtttatattatttttaggaGTTATCGGGGGGTCAGTTGATGTCATGTTGGGGTCACAGAGAAACTAAAGATGATGTAAATCCCTGTATTATTCACTAGGAGCAGGCTCAGAGTAATGGGTATACAAAGTTGATCATCTATGCCCACTGGTACAGAGGCTTGGAAACAAAAACGCCTGCTGGTATAGAGCACCCTGAAAGGATTAAGACCTGAATATCTAAGAAGAGATGTAGCAGACTGTAGGCTCACCATTAAACATCTAAAATCATCCAGCATGTATAGAGCCCTCTGTCAAACTAGACCATAATTATTTTTTGCCATGGCCTTGTGGCAGTTTTATCCCCTGTATGTCTCAGATGACTGGCCTACATACCTCCAGGTTATTAGCTCACGCACTAGCAAAATAATTATGGTACATGTCCACAGGCTCAATGTTTTATACAGGAGCTCTGAGGTGGATTCTGGGTGCCACCCACCACTATGGAAAGCACAGAAACCCTCAAATGAGGGGTTGCAAGACTGATCCTAAGTGGGGGGCAAGAGGATAAGAGCCACCTCAGAAATGACACAAGATGTTGCTAAAATAAATGTCAATACCGAGCAATTTCATTTACAGTCAATTTTATTTAAGAATAATGTACATTagaagtggggaaaaaaaagttattgaatgttttttttcttccttgttTCGATGATAAAATATTGTTGGTGGTTTTCCTTTACAGAGTGCCTACAAAAAGATTCAGCTTGATCAAAGACTCTAAAAATGAGTATTTGCAGACAAATCTGTTTCTAAACAACTGGCTTCGGTCTCTGCATTTCAAGACATTCCTTTGTTTAAAGagtaaaaaatgcatttgaaaaGACTGCAGCTGTCTTCCTACATGAAAGCAAAAATGATGCTGTCTATCAAAATACACAGCTTGAAggataaatacattaataaagtgTTGACAATTCCTTGTGCCTGCCACTGAGTatataaaacagtaataaaaaggCAATCCAAAAGGTGCGTGTTTTGGCATACCTGCACTTCTTTACTCAAAAATCTTGATTCAATAAGGCTTTTAAAGCACATTATTTtatactaaagaaaataaatcacTTGCATTCAATTAAAACCGTGTAAGATTTTGTAACTACTCAGTAACTGGAACTCTACACGTCAGTGCATTAGGAACAGAGCGAACATATACACAAGAATGCTTGcagaaaggaacaaaaaaaaaaaatcctgtgtttcataGAATTCCACAGTAGAGTAATTACAAAGTTAGCACAAGttattttaacctttccttcttacaaataaatgaaaaataagtatttacaactttttgaaaatatgcaatatgcaaaaACGTACGTTGCTGGTACAACAAACATGAGGGACTTAAGCCCAAGCAGATCTGATGAGAAATGAGGATTACTAGGATTTGCACAGGTGTGTAAATGGACTCCACTCCTCTGTCTGAGGGTTATAAACTTCAATTGTATTTAAGAATTCATTGCCATCAAAACCACCTGCAGCATATATTTGATCCCCTACAGCAACCATTCCTGCATTGCTTCTTGCAGAGGTCATACTCCCCATCATCTTCCACTCGTTTCTTTCGGGGTCATATGATTCGACACAACTTAGAGCATGGGTACCATCAAATCCTCCAACCACAAATAGCTTTCCTGTTTAAAATAGGACAAAGGACGTTTAGCATACAAGCagcaagaaaaacaacaaaaacagctTTCCATAAATACTTATACACAAAAGTTGATGTTAATGAAAAACATTAACATGGCACTAAACAAGTTGTTGGTCTATTTACTTGCCAAACATctggaaaaaattgtatttttgctctTCTTTTATACAATAACAGTGAAGTTAGTAAATGTATAGATCTACTATTTGGAATGCTGGGAATCTGAGTTTCTTTGGACTAGGGGCCTTACTGCAATTTGGAGTGCCATGACTTAAGGCCACTAAAAcatatttaagcattaaaaaaatcaataggattgttttgccatcaaaatGGATTCATGCAGGTTGGATACCCATCAGGTAAAGGTCGATTTATAGAATTCAGTCAAAATaaaagaattgtttgcttaaattgGACAACTAAAGGGTTAATTATCAGAAAGTGCCATTTTAGGCAACCCAAATGAACAAAATTGGTAACCTCATACCATAACATATTGGGTACTCTGCCATCTTGTTCTTGGGATCCCTTGCAGCTGCAACTTTTACTTTACTCTACTACACATTTGCACAGCACCAAGCAGCCACAATGAATCCATAGACAAGAGACAAGATGGAGAAGAGGTGCTCATGTGAATAGTACCTGGGCCAGTGTGTTCTTTTTCCTTTTAAGGTCTGGTGTGTCATTAATATTTATTGTGCTTTAAGCTTCATCTAAAAAGGGCACAAATATAGTTCAGTTTAAAATATCAATATGTACCTAAGTGGTTAATGGTACAAGTTTCATGATCTGCGATCCCAGGTAAAATAATGCTCTTTTACAAATATAGCTATCTGTAAAATAGCCATAAAGAGGGACTGGACTCTTTTTGAGAGcatggaggtaaaaaaaaaacccacgtgAGTAAAGGTACAGGCAACTAATCGCAAGTTCTTGCTGATTTAAGAGGCCATGTGGCTTGCCAAACACAATCTGACTGAGCTTTTGTATGAGAAGTTGTATGGATATAAAATTTCAGATATTTAAGGTGCATTTCTATGTATATGATTAAGATTACCCTCATAAACAGCAACTCCAGCACCACGTCGAGCCACATTCATAGGCGCCACCAATGTCCAGGTGTCATTTTCAGGATTGTAACATTCTACTGAATTTAGACAATTCCAAGATTCAGCTCCTCCAATAATGTACATCTTGTTGCCTAGTTCACAAACAGCAGACTGGTGCCTTCCTGGAggatgtggaaaaaaaacattaataaattaaacATGTGGCCACCAAAACAACTTTCTGTAAGGACAGCAAAGTCTAGGCACTTACTAATGTTTAGCTGGGCACAACATGTCCACATCCTTGTTATGGGGTCAAACACGTCACAGTTTTTAAGGCCTTTCTGGCCATATGGATCTGAACCTCCAACAACATATAATTTCCCATTGAGAGCACAGACACCTTCAGGAATAGATTAAGAAAAACATTATAAAACCTCTTTAAATAATTACCTTTACAGTTTGGTAGATGCACAGGCTATAAACTCTTGAACACTAGAATAACCAATACGTTGCACTGAGAAATTGTGCTGCACACAAAacgttaaatattaatatttagtgCATCAaagtaaattgaaaaaataaatgtgttcttCCAAATAAATCTAATCCACATGGAAGgttacacacacattatattgtTTACAGTTTGCATGAAATCATTTGTTTTTAAGGCATTTTTTTGTATAAAGGAGCTATAATCACTAAACTAGCTAAACAAAGCTTTAGGACAATGGGCTACTGTGCTACTGTGGCAACAAAACAGTTTCCCTCTCACCAGCAGTAATGTGACTGtaattgctggtgggaaaccCTACACATTGCATACATAAGTACACTGGATATAAATCCTGTCAGAACTTAAGCCAGCTATTGACAACTATACAAAGAAGCTGAAAACAGTTTAGTGAAGGAAAACATAGACCATACAAAAACCTGTGTGCTCaccccttaaactaatacttggttgaagccccttttgattttattacagcactcagtctttttgggacaTATAGACTCTGCAATTTTTGCCCACTCCTTGCAAAAGTTACCAAGAAGCCATTGCTTTGTTGATTTAGATGTACACTTTGGGCTATTGTTATGCTGAAGTTGAAGTTCTTCATCTTCAGCTTCCTAGCAGACGATTGAAAGTTCTTACAAAATAGGCCGATCTATTCATGATTCCATCCATCTTGACTAAACCACCAGTTCCAGCTGATGAAATGCAGCCCATAGCATGATGCCTCCGCCATGCTTAACtatgggtatggtgttcttgtgATGGCGTTCTGTGttatttttgtgccaaacatacattttggaattatggccaaacaGTTCAaccttggtctcatcagaccataaAACATAATACATGTTGGAGACTGGGTATACCtgtttggatgttttttttttttgtgagtaaATGATTTGGTCTTGCTACCCTACTCCAGAACCCAGATATGATGAAGAATACAACTGACTGTTGTCACATGTAGGGAACAACCAATACATACCAAGAAATCCTGCAGCCCCTTTTCTGTTGCCGTAGACCTCCCTGACCACTAAGGTTGTGAAAGGATTTAtcagggttgtttttttttttaaattaaacaaaaactgTCCATTTTGCAGGGGTATGTAGACTTTTTATAATTAGTGCAGCCCAAATtagcctcacaaggaaactttaaGCTACTTCACTACAAAGTGCAGAATAAGCAAGCTTGTGTAAATGCTTTCAAGGTATTTTAGTTTCTTGGTGCTACTGGTCTAGAAGATGCATCATATAGCACTTGAGAAAATCCTAGCTAGATCTTCTTTATTCATACCAGCATTACAACGGTTGCTTCTTAGCTCAGGAACAGATATCCAAACGTTTGATTTGGGATCATACTTTTCTCCACAACTGAGGTCATCAGAGTGACCATTTGACCCTCCAACAACATACAGATGGTCCTAAAATAGATAAAAACAACTTTATTCTCTGTTCTCGGTTTCAGTAGGTTAtgtatttgtaatttttaatttataactacatttatattgttatttaaaTCTTATTAAATAAcatgaggttgaaaaaaaacaggACATAAAACTTGCATcaatgctagttgatccagaggaaggcatctCCAATCTTTCTTGGACCCAAGAGGACCACATGGATCGATCAGAGTGATGGCAGATAGGAGGCTTTTTCATCTAGAGGAAATCACCTCTTGCACAGGCAACAAGCCCTTGCTATCACCTTGAGAGTTCATTTCAGTCTATGCACACTAAATATTACTTCATAAATAtggtgtttattaaaaaaaaatatgtaccaTCAGAACTGCCATTTGGAATCGGGCTCTTGGTGTTTTCATGGGTGCTATAAAGGTCCAAATGTCCGTCTCTGGATCATAGCACTCAACCGTACGCAGACATTCTTCTCTGTTATAGCCACCTAAGGAGATAGAAGCTAGTGTTAAGCTTGCTGGTGTGACTTTAGTATTAGGCCTTTACGTGCCGGAACTGGAAGTTCTTACCATGTGATGCCAGCAAACAGTGGCCAAGAGCAAATATTAACCAGTCTGTACAATGTATGACACTGGTACCACTGCTGTAGGTTTTAGTATCCCCACCACTTAAGGGATTAAATTAACAACAAAGTTTGTACTTGTTCTCTAAAAACTCTCTTTATTTCTGTCACAAAACCAGCAGTTGAGTAAGGTTTATGGTCCATGTTACATGGGCATTTAAGATCACTACAGGCCTCTCAATGAGTTCTATGTTAATTAAAGTAAAAGCAAATTAATAGATATTGTAATGTTGCCCTGAACAGTTAAAACTGTATTTGCtccagaaagtctactatagtttttataaataagctgccgtgTAGGAATGATGCAGCCATTCACAggatacatagcaaataacagataaactgtgtaaaatacaaGTTTAGTTCTTACAGAGGGAGATAAACGTTCACTTTATCCATGTTTGCCCAAAACAAATCTGCTTTGTCCTTGGCTGCAAGGTTACAGAAAGCAGCAGGTTTCTATACTAAATTGCAGACaaggcagagacagacagactatGCAATTATCTAGTGATGCAGAAAAGGCATTCATTTGTTAACTTGCCTCAATaggatttagggctctggcacacggggagattagtcgcccgcgacaaatctcccttgtcacgggcgactaatctccccgagttgccatgacccgccatcccaccggcgaacatgtaagtcgccggcgggatggcacacgcggcggcgcgatttccatagcaagtctttttcggcgatttcaggaaatcgcgccaccacgtgtgccatccctccgacgacttacatgttcgccggtgggatggcaggtcatggcaactcggggagattagtcgcccgcgaacatggagttttgtcgcgggcgactaatctccccgtgtgccagagcccttagagagagGCCACTGCAAAGGGCAAGTGCTCTCTACAACAACATAGTTGCTAGGTTTAGAATAAATGAAGATCTGTCTGTACAGCACAGTTTTTAGAATTGCTACCTTAAAGTGATAgggccttagggctctggcacacggggagattagtcgcccgcgacaaaactccctgttcgcgggcgactaatctccccgagttgccttcccctgccatcccaccggcgacaatgtaagtcgccggtgggatggcacacgcggcggagcgatttcgtgcaaatcgccgaaaaagcctcgcaagtctttttcggcgatttcctgaaatcacgccgccgggtgtgccatcccaccagcgacttacattgtcgccggtgggatggcaggggaaggcaactcggggaggagattagtcgcccgcgaacagggagttttgtcgcgggcgactaatctccccgtgtgccagagcccttacagtgcATGAAAGAGCCCCACagaagctaaaggtggccatacatggtaagatctgcttggttggcaaggtcaccaagtgagcagatcttctcctgatatgcccacctaaggtggccaatttttggccagatactgGTTGGCTAGGCCTGTCGGGGGGGGCCTatatcagtctaaaggacccaatTCGGAAGCTGAAATCTTCCAGTGTATGCCCATTAATTGCCTAGTTGCCTAAAAAAAGCCCTGTGTGCTACAGTGGATCCCAAATATGGGCCTATTTAATCTGCTACATACTTCTGGGAACCCGGCTTGAAGGTCAGTTACAGTCTGAGGCAAACACTTTGCTGTTCTTGACATTCTTAGAACTTTGGCTGGCTGCTtgataaaacattgtttttatacaTCTGTAATCTTTCCTCCTGTTTCCTTGGGTGAGATATCTCTGAGAATTCCATACATGTCAAAATTCTATAAATCCAAAGTGTAGATTCCAGTAGAGGTATATAAAACATTCAGATCACAAAAGGCTGAAAGCATGCAAGCAGAGCATTTGCATTAACACTTACCTGCGGCAATAAGTTTGCCATTTAATTCTGCTGTTCCTAGCCCAGACCGAGCATAATGCATGGGAGACATGACCCTTTCCAGAGAGTCATCGGGCTGTATTTCAAGACTTAAACTTTTTGTTAGTCGAGGGGTACTGGATGGAGAGTTTACCGGGCTGTTTCGTCCATGCAGGAATATAACACATAGCATGCTATTCAGCACAGCTAAACACAGGTAGGTATTATCTGCAACAAAAGTATGTATTATAAGAGCAGTGAAACAGTGTAGatgcataaatatattaatactatatattggaaaacattcatttttatttaaaaaacggAGCTGAATATTTTGCCCAAGTAATTTATAAATATTCAGGTTATGCCAAACAAGGCCTGACTGGCAATCTAGAGATTCTGATAAAtaacaggggctgctgtaagatgacagGCACTATTTAGCAGGCTCATATGAGATAGTTCagtataaagaaaacaaaacaaaacaaaaaactggaAGGCAAAGTAGTCCTGCCCTGCTTCAGACTCATCAGTCTGACAGAGACCGGACACACAGGAAATTTTTGGCTTACCCTAtttattattccattttaacCACACAAGTTTTGAGGGGGCACTTCATCCCTTTGTCAAGATACAAACACAGTAAAGTTGCGGAACCTAAATCAGATATACAGACCCAACCCTATTTAAAGGGACTATGTGCACTAAtttatgaacttttttttattgggaaaaaaacaaaaactgtgccATATGGTTGTATTCCGGGCCTCACCCTGGAATTGGACATTTGCTGATAACCAAGTATGGCTTTGGATTGGGGGTGGGTCTGTAGTTCTGATTTAGGTTCTGCCACTTCACTGTTTGTATCCTGATGAAGGGAGGTAGTGCCCACCCTCGCCCCAAAATGTTGAATTGTGTTGTCTAGGGGACCAGCACCACAACAATCTAAGGGGTTCGTGCAACTTTGATTGGAAGTCTCATTGGTCTGAGACAATAccttaatggaacagtaacaccaaaaaataaaagtgtataaaagtaactaaaatataatgtgctgctgccctgcactggtaaaagttgtgtgtttactttactaaggctactataatttatataaataagctgctgtgtagccatgggggcagccattcaaaggagcaaaggcacaggcacaggcacatagcagataacagataaaacactattgtattctacagagcttatctgttatctgctatgtaacctgtgcctattctccttttttccagcttgaatggctgcccccgtggctacacagcagcttattatataaattatagtagtgttaatgtagcaaacacaccagttttaccagtgcagggcaacagtgcattatatttttattactttaaagctctttcattttttggtgttagtgttcATTTAAGGGGCAAGGAATTCAATTAATAGAGATTTTGCTAAACATAAGTAAATCAATATGCAAAAAAGTAAAGCTCTAGTTTGTCTTATTTCTTAAGCTTAACAGAGCATAGAGAAAatctaaagctactccatgtttctaactttcagttttttttaaggcagataattagattatcagtgcacagataaacctGTG
Encoded proteins:
- the ivns1abp gene encoding influenza virus NS1A-binding protein isoform X1 gives rise to the protein MQCSSVASAGLTLQCRDCGVAQGTHRKMVPNGSLNFEDEQFIESSVAKLNALRKSGQFCDVKLQVCGHEMLAHRAVLACCSPFLFEIFNSDGESHGISLVRFDDLNPDAVEVLLNYAYTSQLKAETDLVKDVYSAAKKLKIDRVKQVCGDYLLSKIDVQSCISYRNFVNAMGDWRLLSKIDNYIQEHLLEISEQEDFLKLPRLNLEIMLEENVSLPSNGKLYTKVINWVQRSIWENGENLDALLEEVQTLYYSADHKLLDASLLGEHTDAYEDNIQLIQKKSPRENNHKNLSSSSSGSLSPTALTQSPKHEWKIIASEKKTNNTYLCLAVLNSMLCVIFLHGRNSPVNSPSSTPRLTKSLSLEIQPDDSLERVMSPMHYARSGLGTAELNGKLIAAGGYNREECLRTVECYDPETDIWTFIAPMKTPRARFQMAVLMDHLYVVGGSNGHSDDLSCGEKYDPKSNVWISVPELRSNRCNAGVCALNGKLYVVGGSDPYGQKGLKNCDVFDPITRMWTCCAQLNIRRHQSAVCELGNKMYIIGGAESWNCLNSVECYNPENDTWTLVAPMNVARRGAGVAVYEGKLFVVGGFDGTHALSCVESYDPERNEWKMMGSMTSARSNAGMVAVGDQIYAAGGFDGNEFLNTIEVYNPQTEEWSPFTHLCKS
- the ivns1abp gene encoding influenza virus NS1A-binding protein isoform X2, with the translated sequence MCLSAWQGTHRKMVPNGSLNFEDEQFIESSVAKLNALRKSGQFCDVKLQVCGHEMLAHRAVLACCSPFLFEIFNSDGESHGISLVRFDDLNPDAVEVLLNYAYTSQLKAETDLVKDVYSAAKKLKIDRVKQVCGDYLLSKIDVQSCISYRNFVNAMGDWRLLSKIDNYIQEHLLEISEQEDFLKLPRLNLEIMLEENVSLPSNGKLYTKVINWVQRSIWENGENLDALLEEVQTLYYSADHKLLDASLLGEHTDAYEDNIQLIQKKSPRENNHKNLSSSSSGSLSPTALTQSPKHEWKIIASEKKTNNTYLCLAVLNSMLCVIFLHGRNSPVNSPSSTPRLTKSLSLEIQPDDSLERVMSPMHYARSGLGTAELNGKLIAAGGYNREECLRTVECYDPETDIWTFIAPMKTPRARFQMAVLMDHLYVVGGSNGHSDDLSCGEKYDPKSNVWISVPELRSNRCNAGVCALNGKLYVVGGSDPYGQKGLKNCDVFDPITRMWTCCAQLNIRRHQSAVCELGNKMYIIGGAESWNCLNSVECYNPENDTWTLVAPMNVARRGAGVAVYEGKLFVVGGFDGTHALSCVESYDPERNEWKMMGSMTSARSNAGMVAVGDQIYAAGGFDGNEFLNTIEVYNPQTEEWSPFTHLCKS